In Streptomyces sp. NBC_00433, a single genomic region encodes these proteins:
- a CDS encoding heme o synthase — translation MTAVESRPAGVIGTGSGHRPLQARVMGFVALTKPRIIELLLITTVPVMFLAAGGVPDLWLVLATVVGGYLSAGGANALNMYIDRDIDALMHRTEQRPLVTGLVSPREGLVFGITLSVVSTVWFALLVNPLSAGLSLTAILYYVFVYTLGLKRRTSQNIVWGGVAGCLQVFIGWSAVRDELAWAPFVLFLVLFFWTPPHYWPLSMKVKDDYERVGVPMLPVVAGNQVVARQIVLYSWVMVLTSLTLWWPLGETSWFYPVVAAVLGAFWLKEAHALHSRAKAGLTGAKLKEMRLFHWSITYATLLFVAVAIDPFLH, via the coding sequence GTGACGGCCGTCGAATCCCGACCCGCAGGGGTCATCGGGACGGGCTCAGGTCATCGGCCGCTGCAGGCCCGTGTCATGGGGTTCGTGGCACTGACCAAACCGCGGATCATCGAGCTGTTGCTCATCACGACGGTTCCGGTGATGTTCCTGGCGGCCGGCGGGGTGCCCGACCTGTGGCTGGTGCTGGCGACCGTGGTCGGCGGCTACCTGTCCGCGGGGGGCGCGAACGCGCTCAACATGTACATCGACCGCGACATCGACGCGCTGATGCACCGCACCGAGCAGCGGCCGCTGGTCACCGGACTGGTCTCGCCGCGCGAGGGCCTGGTCTTCGGCATCACGCTGTCGGTGGTCTCCACGGTCTGGTTCGCGCTGCTGGTCAACCCGCTGTCCGCGGGCCTGTCGCTGACCGCGATCCTCTACTACGTCTTCGTCTACACCCTCGGCCTCAAGCGCCGCACCTCCCAGAACATCGTCTGGGGAGGCGTCGCAGGCTGCCTCCAGGTCTTCATCGGCTGGTCCGCGGTCCGCGACGAGCTGGCCTGGGCGCCCTTCGTCCTCTTCCTGGTCCTCTTCTTCTGGACGCCGCCGCATTACTGGCCGCTGTCGATGAAGGTCAAGGACGACTACGAGCGCGTCGGCGTCCCGATGCTCCCGGTGGTCGCGGGCAACCAGGTCGTGGCCCGCCAGATCGTCCTCTACAGCTGGGTGATGGTGCTGACCTCCCTCACCCTGTGGTGGCCGCTGGGCGAGACGTCCTGGTTCTACCCCGTGGTGGCCGCGGTCCTCGGCGCCTTCTGGCTCAAGGAGGCGCATGCACTGCACTCCCGGGCCAAGGCCGGTCTGACCGGGGCCAAGCTCAAGGAGATGCGGCTCTTCCACTGGTCGATCACCTACGCCACGCTCCTCTTCGTCGCCGTGGCGATCGACCCCTTCCTCCACTAG
- the zwf gene encoding glucose-6-phosphate dehydrogenase, with protein sequence MTTEDTSARSGNPLRDPLDRRLPRIAGPSGLVIFGVTGDLSRKKLMPAVYDLANRGLLPPGFALVGFARRSWENEDFAQEVHDAVKEHARTPFREEVWQQLAEGCRFVQGNFDDDTAFETLKSTIEELDKARGTGGNFAFYLSVPPKFFPNVVQQLKKHGLSQGTGESWRRAVIEKPFGHDLASAQDLNRIVHDVFPPNEVFRIDHYLGKETVQNILALRFANTMYEPIWNRSYVDHVQITMAEDIGIGGRAGYYDGIGAARDVIQNHLLQLLALTAMEEPGSFHPKALTAEKLKVLGAVELPDDLGKDTVRGQYAHAWQGGEEVLGYLEEDGIDPKSKTDTYAAVKLEINNRRWAGVPFYLRTGKRLGRRVTEIAVIFKRAPYLPFESGATEELGQNALVIRVQPDEGVTVRFGSKVPGTSTEVRDVTMDFAYGESFTESSPEAYERLILDVLLGDANLFPRHQEVELSWTILDPIEAYWDKHGKPAQYASGTWGPVEADEMLARDGRSWRRP encoded by the coding sequence GTGACCACAGAAGACACATCCGCCCGGAGCGGCAACCCGCTGCGGGACCCGCTGGACCGCCGGCTGCCACGCATCGCCGGCCCGTCAGGGCTGGTCATCTTCGGCGTGACGGGCGACCTGTCCCGCAAGAAGCTGATGCCTGCCGTGTACGACCTCGCCAACCGCGGGCTGCTGCCGCCGGGCTTCGCCCTGGTCGGCTTCGCCCGCAGGAGCTGGGAGAACGAGGACTTCGCGCAGGAGGTGCACGACGCCGTCAAGGAGCACGCGCGCACGCCCTTCCGCGAGGAGGTGTGGCAGCAGCTCGCCGAGGGCTGCCGCTTCGTGCAGGGCAACTTCGACGACGACACCGCCTTCGAGACGCTGAAGTCGACCATCGAGGAGCTGGACAAGGCCCGCGGTACGGGCGGCAACTTCGCCTTCTACCTGTCGGTGCCGCCGAAGTTCTTCCCCAACGTGGTGCAGCAGCTCAAGAAGCACGGCCTGTCGCAGGGCACCGGCGAGTCGTGGCGGCGTGCCGTCATCGAGAAGCCGTTCGGACACGACCTGGCCAGCGCGCAGGACCTCAACCGGATCGTGCACGACGTCTTCCCGCCCAACGAGGTCTTCAGGATCGACCACTACCTGGGCAAGGAGACGGTCCAGAACATCCTGGCGCTGCGCTTCGCCAACACGATGTACGAGCCGATCTGGAACCGGTCGTACGTCGACCACGTGCAGATCACGATGGCCGAGGACATCGGCATCGGCGGCCGGGCCGGCTACTACGACGGCATCGGCGCGGCCCGCGACGTCATCCAGAACCACCTGCTCCAGCTGCTGGCGCTGACCGCGATGGAGGAGCCCGGCTCCTTCCACCCCAAGGCGCTCACCGCGGAGAAGCTCAAGGTGCTGGGCGCGGTCGAACTGCCCGACGACCTCGGCAAGGACACCGTGCGCGGGCAGTACGCGCACGCGTGGCAGGGCGGCGAGGAGGTGCTCGGCTACCTGGAGGAGGACGGGATCGACCCCAAGTCCAAGACCGACACCTACGCCGCGGTCAAGCTGGAGATCAACAACCGCCGCTGGGCCGGAGTGCCGTTCTACCTGCGCACCGGCAAGCGGCTGGGCCGCCGGGTCACCGAGATCGCGGTGATCTTCAAGCGGGCGCCGTATCTGCCCTTCGAGTCCGGGGCCACCGAGGAGCTGGGGCAGAACGCCCTGGTCATCCGGGTGCAGCCGGACGAGGGCGTGACCGTGCGGTTCGGCTCCAAGGTGCCGGGCACCTCCACCGAGGTGCGGGACGTGACGATGGACTTCGCCTACGGCGAGTCCTTCACCGAGTCCAGCCCCGAGGCCTACGAGCGGCTGATCCTCGACGTGCTCCTGGGCGACGCGAACCTCTTCCCACGCCACCAGGAGGTCGAACTGTCCTGGACCATCCTCGACCCGATCGAGGCCTACTGGGACAAGCACGGCAAGCCCGCCCAGTACGCGTCCGGCACCTGGGGACCGGTCGAGGCGGACGAGATGCTCGCACGAGACGGCAGGAGCTGGCGCCGGCCATGA
- the opcA gene encoding glucose-6-phosphate dehydrogenase assembly protein OpcA — MKIDLTDTTSARINAGLIDARRASGTPAVGMVLTLVIVTDEGSAYDALKSAHEASTEHPSRILAVIKRPGRSPRERAGARLDAEVVVGDEAGTGETVVLRMHGELANHAESVVLPLLLPDAPVVCWWPDQAPQKAGTDPLGRLAQRRITDASSAEDPVGSLVLRAESYTPGDTDLAWTRLTPWRSMLAAALDQKHSTITAAAVEGEAYNASTELLALWLADRLGIEVERKVSDGPGITAVRLVTTDGDIALDRSDGRLAELSVPGQPDRHVALKRRETAELIAEELRRLDPDDIYRSTVQFGVTHLVSNNGSGKGGKGGKDSGPTAAAGATPSAAKKAAPGGKAATSK; from the coding sequence ATGAAGATCGACCTCACGGACACCACGTCCGCACGAATCAACGCCGGACTGATCGACGCCCGGCGGGCCAGCGGCACCCCCGCGGTGGGCATGGTGCTGACCCTGGTCATCGTCACCGACGAGGGCAGCGCCTACGACGCGCTCAAGTCGGCGCACGAGGCCTCCACGGAGCACCCGTCGCGGATCCTGGCCGTCATCAAGCGGCCCGGCCGCTCCCCCCGGGAGCGGGCGGGCGCGCGGCTCGACGCCGAGGTGGTGGTGGGCGACGAGGCGGGCACCGGCGAGACCGTGGTGCTGCGCATGCACGGCGAGCTGGCCAACCACGCCGAGTCCGTCGTGCTGCCGCTGCTGCTGCCTGACGCCCCCGTGGTGTGCTGGTGGCCCGACCAGGCACCGCAGAAGGCCGGCACCGACCCGCTGGGGCGGCTCGCCCAGCGCCGTATCACCGACGCGTCGTCGGCCGAGGACCCGGTCGGCTCGCTGGTGCTGCGCGCCGAGAGCTACACCCCCGGTGACACCGACCTGGCCTGGACACGGCTGACCCCGTGGCGCTCCATGCTGGCGGCGGCCCTGGACCAGAAGCACTCCACGATCACCGCCGCGGCCGTCGAGGGCGAGGCGTACAACGCGAGCACCGAGCTGCTCGCGCTGTGGCTCGCCGATCGGCTTGGCATCGAGGTGGAGCGCAAGGTCTCCGACGGCCCCGGCATCACCGCGGTGCGGCTGGTGACCACCGACGGCGACATCGCCCTGGACCGCTCCGACGGCCGGCTCGCCGAGCTGTCGGTTCCGGGACAGCCGGACCGGCACGTGGCGCTCAAGCGGCGGGAGACCGCCGAGCTGATCGCGGAGGAGCTGCGCAGGCTCGACCCCGACGACATATACCGCTCCACGGTGCAGTTCGGGGTCACGCACCTGGTCAGCAACAACGGTTCCGGCAAGGGCGGCAAGGGCGGCAAGGACAGCGGTCCGACCGCCGCCGCCGGTGCCACGCCGTCGGCCGCGAAGAAGGCGGCCCCGGGGGGCAAGGCGGCGACGTCGAAGTGA
- the secG gene encoding preprotein translocase subunit SecG — MVIGFSIALIIFSLLLLLLVLMHKGKGGGLSDMFGGGMQSSVGGSSVAERNLDRITVVVGLLWFVCIVVLGLVMKYQN, encoded by the coding sequence GTGGTCATCGGGTTCTCCATCGCCCTCATCATCTTCAGCCTGCTGCTCCTGCTGCTGGTGCTGATGCACAAGGGGAAGGGCGGCGGCCTGTCGGACATGTTCGGCGGTGGCATGCAGTCCTCCGTCGGCGGCTCCTCGGTGGCCGAGCGCAACCTCGACCGGATCACCGTCGTGGTCGGTCTGCTGTGGTTCGTGTGCATTGTCGTACTCGGCCTGGTGATGAAGTACCAGAACTGA
- a CDS encoding RNA polymerase-binding protein RbpA, whose protein sequence is MASGNAIRGSRVGAGPMGEAERGESAPRLRISFWCSNGHETQPSFASDAQIPETWDCPRCGFPAGQDEENPPAPPRTEPYKTHLAYVRERRSAADGEAILAEALAKLRGEI, encoded by the coding sequence GTGGCAAGTGGCAACGCGATCCGTGGCAGTCGGGTCGGAGCGGGGCCGATGGGAGAGGCCGAGCGCGGCGAGTCCGCGCCGCGCCTCCGCATCTCCTTCTGGTGCTCCAACGGGCATGAGACCCAGCCGAGCTTCGCCAGCGACGCGCAGATCCCGGAGACCTGGGACTGCCCGCGCTGCGGCTTCCCGGCCGGCCAGGACGAGGAGAACCCGCCGGCGCCGCCGCGGACCGAGCCGTACAAGACCCACCTCGCCTACGTGCGCGAGCGGCGCTCCGCCGCCGACGGCGAGGCGATCCTCGCCGAGGCGCTGGCGAAGCTGCGCGGAGAGATCTGA
- the pgl gene encoding 6-phosphogluconolactonase translates to MSTPQVVVHRDKGLMARAAAARLITKIVDAQAARGSASVVLTGGRNGNALLAALAESPARDAVDWARLDVWWGDERFLPDGDPERNVTQAAGLLDTVPLDPARVHPMAASDGPYGSDVEAAAEAYAAELAAAAGPGDHGRVPAFDVLMLGVGPDTHVASLFPEHPAVREQTRTVVGVHGSPKPPPTRISLTLPAIRAAHEVWLLAAGEDKAGAVALALSAPGELQAPASGAHGLSRTLWLLDRSAATKLPRDLYPPASA, encoded by the coding sequence GTGAGCACCCCGCAGGTGGTCGTCCACCGTGACAAAGGACTGATGGCGCGCGCCGCGGCGGCCCGGCTGATCACGAAGATCGTGGACGCCCAGGCCGCCCGGGGCTCCGCCTCGGTGGTGCTCACCGGCGGCCGCAACGGCAACGCGCTGCTGGCCGCGCTCGCCGAGTCCCCCGCGCGCGACGCGGTGGACTGGGCGCGGCTCGACGTGTGGTGGGGCGACGAGCGGTTCCTGCCGGACGGCGACCCCGAGCGCAATGTCACGCAGGCGGCCGGCCTGCTGGACACCGTCCCGCTGGACCCGGCCAGGGTCCACCCGATGGCGGCGTCCGACGGCCCGTACGGCTCCGACGTGGAGGCGGCGGCCGAGGCCTACGCGGCGGAGCTGGCCGCCGCCGCGGGGCCCGGCGACCACGGCAGGGTGCCGGCCTTCGACGTGCTGATGCTCGGCGTCGGACCGGACACGCATGTCGCGTCGCTCTTCCCCGAGCACCCGGCGGTGCGCGAGCAGACCCGTACGGTGGTCGGCGTCCACGGCTCCCCGAAGCCGCCGCCCACCCGGATCTCCCTCACCCTGCCGGCGATCCGCGCGGCCCACGAGGTCTGGCTGCTCGCCGCGGGCGAGGACAAGGCCGGGGCTGTGGCCCTGGCCCTGTCCGCCCCGGGCGAGCTCCAGGCCCCGGCCTCCGGTGCGCACGGTCTGTCCCGCACGTTGTGGCTGCTGGACCGGTCCGCAGCCACCAAACTCCCCCGCGACCTGTACCCGCCCGCCTCCGCGTAA
- the pgi gene encoding glucose-6-phosphate isomerase encodes MSVTNAQGQNRLDQRPEWHALGKHREESAGAHLRELFDADPGRADRYTLRVGDLHLDYSKQLVTDETLRLLRELAAATGVFELRDAMFRGDRINTTEDRAVLHTALRAPQSATIELDGYNVVPAVHAVLTKMCVFADRIRSGEWTGHTGKRIKNVVNIGIGGSDLGPAMAYEALRAFTDRDMTVRFVSNVDGADLHEAVRDLDAAETLFVIASKTFTTIETITNATSARQWLLGRLGAGDDAVAKHFVALSTNAEKVADFGIDPTNMFEFWDWVGGRYSYDSAIGLSLMLAIGPDAFRDMLAGFHLVDEHFRTAPPERNAPLLLGLLGVWYGGFHDAQSHAVLPYSHYLSKFTAYLQQLDMESNGKSVDRDGNPVSWQTGPVVWGTPGTNGQHAYYQLLHQGTKVIPADFIGFARPLAELGPLAGQHDLLMANFFAQTQALAFGKTPEEVRAEGVPEELVPHKTFRGNHPTTTILATELTPSVLGQLIALYEHKVFVQGAIWNIDSFDQWGVELGKVLAKRVEPALTEGVEVPGLDPSTRALVSTYRALRGR; translated from the coding sequence ATGTCGGTAACCAACGCGCAGGGCCAGAACCGTCTTGACCAGCGCCCCGAATGGCATGCGCTCGGCAAGCACCGTGAGGAGTCGGCGGGCGCCCACCTGCGGGAGCTGTTCGACGCCGACCCCGGCAGGGCCGACCGCTACACCCTCCGGGTGGGGGATCTCCACCTGGACTACTCCAAGCAGCTGGTGACCGACGAGACGCTCCGGCTGCTGCGCGAACTGGCCGCGGCGACCGGGGTGTTCGAGCTGCGGGACGCGATGTTCCGCGGCGATCGGATCAACACCACCGAGGACCGGGCGGTGCTGCACACCGCGCTGCGCGCCCCGCAGTCCGCGACGATCGAGCTCGACGGATACAACGTGGTGCCGGCCGTGCACGCGGTCCTCACCAAGATGTGCGTCTTCGCCGACCGCATCCGCTCCGGCGAGTGGACCGGCCACACCGGCAAGCGGATCAAGAACGTCGTCAACATCGGCATCGGCGGCTCCGACCTGGGCCCCGCGATGGCCTACGAGGCGCTGCGCGCCTTCACCGACCGCGACATGACCGTCCGGTTCGTGTCCAACGTCGACGGCGCCGACCTGCACGAGGCGGTACGCGACCTGGACGCGGCCGAGACGCTGTTCGTCATCGCCTCCAAGACCTTCACCACCATCGAGACCATCACCAATGCCACGTCCGCCCGGCAGTGGCTGCTGGGGCGGCTCGGCGCGGGCGACGACGCGGTGGCGAAGCACTTCGTGGCGCTGTCGACCAACGCGGAGAAGGTCGCCGACTTCGGCATCGACCCGACCAACATGTTCGAGTTCTGGGACTGGGTCGGCGGCCGCTACTCGTACGACTCGGCCATCGGCCTGTCGCTGATGCTGGCGATCGGCCCGGACGCCTTCCGGGACATGCTGGCCGGCTTCCACCTGGTCGACGAGCACTTCAGGACCGCCCCGCCGGAGCGGAACGCTCCGCTGCTGCTGGGCCTGCTCGGCGTCTGGTACGGCGGCTTCCACGACGCCCAGTCGCACGCGGTGCTGCCCTACAGCCACTACCTGAGCAAGTTCACGGCGTATCTCCAGCAGCTGGACATGGAGTCCAACGGCAAGTCCGTCGACCGGGACGGCAACCCGGTCAGCTGGCAGACCGGCCCTGTCGTGTGGGGCACGCCCGGCACCAACGGGCAGCACGCGTATTACCAGTTGCTGCACCAGGGCACGAAGGTCATCCCGGCGGACTTCATCGGCTTCGCCCGGCCGCTCGCCGAACTCGGCCCGCTGGCGGGCCAGCACGACCTGCTGATGGCCAACTTCTTCGCCCAGACGCAGGCACTGGCCTTCGGCAAGACCCCCGAGGAGGTCAGGGCGGAGGGTGTGCCCGAGGAGCTGGTGCCGCACAAGACCTTCCGCGGCAACCACCCGACGACGACGATCCTGGCCACCGAGCTGACGCCGTCCGTGCTGGGGCAGCTCATCGCCCTCTACGAGCACAAGGTGTTCGTGCAGGGGGCGATCTGGAACATCGACTCGTTCGACCAGTGGGGTGTCGAGCTCGGCAAGGTGCTCGCCAAGCGGGTCGAGCCCGCCCTCACGGAGGGCGTCGAGGTCCCCGGGCTCGACCCCTCGACCCGCGCGCTCGTCTCGACCTACCGCGCCCTGCGCGGCCGCTGA
- the tal gene encoding transaldolase: protein MTDALKRLSDEGVAIWLDDMSRKRITTGNLAELIDQQHVVGATTNPSIFQKAISGDALYDPQVSDLAARGLTPDEAVRMITTADVRDAADIFRPVFDATDGQDGRVSIEVDPRLAHNTRATIAEAKQLAWLVDRPNTLIKIPATKAGLPAIADVTSRGISVNVTLIFSLERYREVMDAYLTGLEKAKAGGLDVSRIHSVASFFVSRVDTEIDKRLEKIGTDPAKALKGKAAVANARLAYQAYEEVFSSDRWQALEKAGANKQRPLWASTGVKDPAYPATLYVTELVAPNTVNTMPEATLEATAEQGRVTGDTIRGTYEQSRAELDAIEAIGISYDDVVQLLEDEGVEKFETAWNELLDSTKAELERLSPSEA from the coding sequence ATGACAGACGCACTCAAGCGCCTCTCCGACGAAGGCGTCGCGATCTGGCTGGACGACATGTCCCGCAAGCGCATCACGACCGGGAACCTGGCCGAACTGATCGACCAGCAGCATGTGGTGGGCGCGACCACCAACCCGTCGATCTTCCAGAAGGCGATCTCCGGCGACGCGCTGTACGACCCGCAGGTCTCCGACCTCGCCGCGCGCGGCCTCACCCCTGACGAGGCGGTGCGGATGATCACCACCGCCGACGTGCGCGACGCGGCGGACATCTTCCGCCCGGTCTTCGACGCCACCGACGGCCAGGACGGCCGGGTGTCCATCGAGGTCGACCCGCGCCTGGCGCACAACACCCGGGCGACCATCGCCGAGGCCAAGCAGCTGGCCTGGCTGGTGGACCGGCCGAACACCCTGATCAAGATCCCCGCGACCAAGGCGGGCCTGCCGGCCATCGCCGACGTCACCTCCCGCGGCATCAGCGTCAACGTCACGCTGATCTTCTCGCTGGAGCGCTACCGCGAGGTGATGGACGCCTACCTGACCGGCCTGGAGAAGGCCAAGGCGGGCGGCCTGGACGTGTCGCGGATCCACTCCGTCGCGTCCTTCTTCGTGTCCCGCGTGGACACCGAGATCGACAAGCGGCTGGAGAAGATCGGCACCGACCCGGCCAAGGCACTCAAGGGCAAGGCCGCCGTCGCCAACGCGCGGCTGGCCTACCAGGCCTACGAGGAGGTCTTCTCCTCCGACCGCTGGCAGGCCCTGGAGAAGGCCGGCGCGAACAAGCAGCGCCCGCTGTGGGCCTCGACCGGCGTCAAGGACCCGGCCTACCCCGCGACGCTGTACGTGACCGAGCTGGTCGCGCCGAACACGGTGAACACGATGCCGGAGGCGACCCTGGAGGCCACCGCCGAGCAGGGCCGGGTCACCGGCGACACCATCCGCGGCACCTACGAGCAGTCGCGGGCCGAGCTGGACGCCATCGAGGCGATCGGCATCTCGTACGACGACGTCGTCCAGCTGCTGGAGGACGAGGGCGTCGAGAAGTTCGAGACGGCCTGGAACGAACTGCTGGACTCCACCAAGGCGGAACTCGAACGGCTCTCTCCTTCGGAGGCCTGA
- the tkt gene encoding transketolase translates to MSKQPTTADLEWTELDRRAVDTARVLAMDSVQRVGNGHPGTAMSLAPAAYLLFQKVMRHDPADADWTGRDRFVLSAGHSSLTLYCQLFLAGYGLEVDDLEAFRTWGSRTPGHPEYGHTTGVETTTGPLGQGVANAVGMAMASRYERGLFDPDAAPGTSPFDHTVWAIAGDGCLQEGISAEASSMAGHQKLGNLVLLWDDNHISIEGDTETAVSEDTVRRYEAYGWHVQRVEPLPSGDLDPHALYEALLAAKAETGRPSFIAARSIIAWPAPHAQNTEAAHGSALGEDEVRATKEVLGFDPDQHFEVSADVIAHTRAVGDRGREAKSAWEKSFSAWRTANPERAETFDRIAAAELPAGWESHLPAFEVGKSLATRAASGKILEALGAVVPELWGGSADLAGSNNTTIDKTSSFLPEGNPLPGANPYGRTIHFGIREHSMAAEMNGITLHGNTRVYGGTFLVFSDYMRNAVRLSALMHLPVTYVWTHDSIGLGEDGPTHQPVEHLASLRAIPGLNVVRPADANETVVAWQEIQKRWTKVFGKGAPHGLALTRQGVPTYERNEDAARGGYVLFEAEGGPARIILIGTGSEVQLAVGAREELQAAGIPTRVVSMPCVEWFDEQDQAYRDGVLPPSVKARVAVEAGIGLTWHRFVGDAGRIVSLEHFGASADAKVLFREFGFTAEAVAAAARESLAAADR, encoded by the coding sequence GTGAGCAAGCAGCCGACCACCGCAGACCTTGAATGGACAGAACTGGACCGGCGGGCCGTTGACACCGCTCGCGTCCTGGCCATGGACTCCGTGCAGAGGGTCGGCAACGGCCACCCCGGCACGGCGATGAGCCTGGCCCCTGCCGCGTACCTGCTGTTCCAGAAGGTGATGCGGCACGACCCCGCGGACGCCGACTGGACCGGCCGCGACCGTTTCGTGCTCTCCGCCGGCCACAGCAGCCTGACTCTCTACTGCCAGCTGTTCCTGGCCGGGTACGGCCTCGAAGTGGACGACCTGGAGGCCTTCCGCACCTGGGGCTCGCGCACCCCCGGCCACCCGGAGTACGGCCACACCACCGGTGTCGAGACGACCACGGGCCCGCTGGGCCAGGGTGTCGCCAACGCGGTGGGCATGGCGATGGCCTCCCGTTACGAGCGAGGCCTGTTCGACCCGGACGCGGCGCCCGGCACCTCGCCGTTCGACCACACCGTCTGGGCGATCGCCGGCGACGGCTGCCTGCAGGAGGGCATCTCCGCCGAGGCGTCCTCGATGGCCGGCCACCAGAAGCTCGGCAATCTGGTGCTGCTGTGGGACGACAACCACATCTCCATCGAGGGCGACACCGAGACCGCGGTCTCCGAGGACACCGTCAGGCGCTACGAGGCGTACGGCTGGCACGTGCAGCGCGTCGAGCCGCTGCCGAGCGGCGACCTCGACCCGCACGCGCTCTACGAGGCGCTGCTCGCCGCCAAGGCGGAGACGGGCCGGCCGTCCTTCATCGCGGCCCGCTCGATCATCGCCTGGCCCGCCCCGCACGCGCAGAACACCGAGGCCGCGCACGGCTCGGCTCTGGGCGAGGACGAGGTCCGCGCCACCAAGGAGGTGCTGGGCTTCGACCCCGACCAGCACTTCGAGGTGTCCGCCGATGTGATCGCACACACCCGGGCCGTCGGCGACCGCGGCCGCGAGGCCAAGTCGGCCTGGGAGAAGTCCTTCTCGGCCTGGCGCACCGCGAACCCGGAGCGCGCCGAGACCTTCGACCGCATCGCCGCGGCCGAGCTGCCCGCCGGCTGGGAGTCGCACCTGCCGGCCTTCGAGGTCGGCAAGTCGCTGGCCACCAGGGCGGCGTCCGGCAAGATCCTGGAGGCGCTGGGCGCGGTCGTCCCCGAGCTGTGGGGCGGCTCCGCCGACCTCGCGGGCTCGAACAACACCACGATCGACAAGACCTCGTCGTTCCTGCCCGAGGGCAATCCGCTGCCGGGTGCGAACCCGTACGGCCGCACGATCCACTTCGGCATCCGCGAGCACTCGATGGCCGCCGAGATGAACGGGATCACGCTGCACGGCAACACCCGTGTCTACGGCGGTACGTTCCTGGTCTTCTCCGACTACATGCGCAACGCGGTGCGGTTGTCCGCGCTGATGCACCTGCCGGTGACGTACGTGTGGACGCACGACTCGATCGGCCTCGGCGAGGACGGCCCGACCCACCAGCCGGTGGAGCACCTGGCCTCGCTGCGCGCCATCCCCGGGCTGAACGTGGTGCGCCCGGCGGACGCCAACGAGACGGTCGTGGCGTGGCAGGAGATCCAGAAGCGCTGGACCAAGGTGTTCGGCAAGGGCGCCCCGCACGGCCTGGCGCTCACCCGGCAGGGCGTGCCGACCTACGAGCGCAACGAGGACGCGGCCCGCGGCGGCTACGTGCTGTTCGAGGCCGAGGGCGGCCCCGCGCGGATCATCCTGATCGGCACCGGCTCCGAGGTGCAGCTGGCCGTCGGCGCCCGCGAGGAGCTGCAGGCCGCGGGCATCCCCACCCGGGTCGTGTCGATGCCGTGCGTGGAGTGGTTCGACGAGCAGGACCAGGCGTACCGGGACGGCGTGCTGCCGCCCTCGGTGAAGGCCCGCGTCGCGGTGGAGGCCGGCATCGGGCTGACCTGGCACCGCTTCGTGGGTGACGCGGGACGCATCGTCAGCCTTGAGCACTTCGGTGCCTCGGCCGACGCGAAGGTGCTCTTCCGTGAGTTCGGGTTCACCGCGGAGGCGGTGGCCGCCGCGGCGCGGGAATCTCTCGCCGCCGCTGATCGCTGA
- the tpiA gene encoding triose-phosphate isomerase, with amino-acid sequence MTEQSRTPLMAGNWKMNLNHLEAIAHTQKLAFGLTDKDFAAVEVAILVPFTDLRSVQTLVDGDRLKIKYGAQDISAHDSGAYTGEISGPMLAKLKCSYVAIGHSERRQYHGEDEEIVNAKVKAAFRNGLTPIVCVGEGLDVRKAGRQVPHTLAQLDGALKDIPVAQAATVVIAYEPVWAIGTGEVATPEDAQEVCGAIRGRLAELYDQETADAVRIQYGGSVKASNVAAIMAQPDVDGALVGGAALDADEFVKIVRFRDQ; translated from the coding sequence ATGACAGAGCAGAGCCGTACCCCGCTGATGGCGGGCAACTGGAAGATGAACCTCAACCACCTCGAGGCCATCGCGCACACCCAGAAGCTCGCCTTCGGCCTCACCGACAAGGACTTCGCGGCCGTCGAGGTCGCCATCCTGGTGCCCTTCACCGACCTGCGGTCGGTGCAGACGCTGGTCGACGGCGACCGGCTGAAGATCAAGTACGGCGCCCAGGACATCTCGGCGCACGACTCCGGCGCCTACACCGGCGAGATTTCCGGGCCGATGCTGGCCAAGCTCAAGTGCAGCTACGTGGCCATCGGTCACTCCGAGCGACGGCAGTACCACGGTGAGGACGAGGAGATCGTCAACGCCAAGGTCAAGGCCGCCTTCCGCAACGGCCTGACCCCCATCGTGTGCGTCGGCGAGGGCCTGGACGTCCGCAAGGCCGGGCGGCAGGTCCCGCACACCCTGGCGCAGCTGGACGGGGCGCTCAAGGACATCCCCGTGGCGCAGGCCGCCACCGTCGTGATCGCCTACGAGCCGGTCTGGGCGATCGGCACCGGCGAGGTGGCCACCCCGGAGGACGCCCAGGAGGTCTGCGGCGCGATCAGGGGCAGGCTGGCCGAGCTGTACGACCAGGAGACCGCCGACGCCGTCCGTATCCAGTACGGCGGCTCGGTCAAGGCCTCGAACGTGGCCGCGATCATGGCCCAGCCGGACGTCGACGGGGCGCTGGTCGGCGGCGCGGCACTGGACGCGGACGAGTTCGTGAAGATCGTCCGCTTCCGCGACCAGTGA